In Schlegelella aquatica, one DNA window encodes the following:
- the ampD gene encoding 1,6-anhydro-N-acetylmuramyl-L-alanine amidase AmpD encodes MTLHLVRAVPAPPAQGWTPDGWHRGARWVRSPNFGPRPAGVAVDLVIVHSISLPPGEYGGPYIEQLFTNTLDWSAHPYFEQIRGAEVSAHFLIRRDGELVQFVSCDDRAWHAGVSSFDGRPACNDYSVGIELEGLEDHPFEPAQYARLAALIGELRARYPIAAVAGHEHVAPGRKRDPGRAFDWAGLRARLGV; translated from the coding sequence GTGACACTGCACCTGGTCCGTGCCGTGCCGGCGCCACCGGCGCAGGGCTGGACGCCCGACGGGTGGCACCGCGGTGCTCGATGGGTGCGCTCGCCCAATTTCGGCCCGCGGCCGGCCGGTGTCGCCGTCGACCTGGTGATCGTCCATTCGATCAGCCTGCCCCCTGGCGAGTACGGCGGGCCCTACATCGAGCAGCTGTTCACCAACACGCTCGACTGGTCGGCGCACCCGTACTTCGAGCAGATCCGGGGCGCCGAGGTCTCCGCGCATTTCCTCATCCGCCGCGACGGCGAACTCGTGCAGTTCGTCTCCTGCGACGACCGCGCCTGGCATGCAGGCGTCTCCTCCTTCGACGGGCGGCCCGCCTGCAACGACTACTCGGTGGGCATCGAGCTGGAGGGGCTGGAAGACCACCCCTTCGAACCGGCGCAGTACGCCAGGCTCGCAGCCCTGATCGGCGAGTTGCGGGCGCGTTACCCGATCGCGGCGGTGGCCGGACACGAGCACGTGGCGCCCGGCCGCAAGCGCGACCCGGGCAGGGCGTTCGACTGGGCAGGGTTGCGCGCGCGCCTGGGCGTGTGA
- a CDS encoding sigma-54-dependent transcriptional regulator, translating to MTSASHYSLLVVDDEPDLRTLYELTLLREGYDVETAASVEDAWARLRDRTYSAVISDMRLPDGSGLDLLRRLEEAGRREKTIVITAFGSPENAVEALKAGAYDYLTKPVDLKQFRSVIASALGRPNAGGGASAAPGSAAPGSAVRGAGRSAAPVVVLTGSSGALDRMAGQSAAMRQVRGLIEKVARSMAPVLVSGESGTGKELVARAIHEGSARRAQPFIAVNCGAIPEQLLEAEFFGYRKGAFTGAAEDREGFFQAARGGTLFLDEIGDLPLAMQSKLLRVIQERAVRPVGAVSEAPVDVRIISATHKDLGAEVQAGRFRQDLYYRLNVIQIRVPSLRERLEDLPAICERVLERIAQDAGVWPPPRLAPEALARLARYAFPGNVRELENLLHRAVALTDSEWIDESDLGLPDAVFADSLAQELETPVTPAPATPPAPGEPPLPSDLAAYLDAVERDILIRALEKHRFNRTAAGASLGLSLRQMRYRMARLGVMVAEHGVTVDPDEP from the coding sequence ATGACATCCGCCTCCCACTACAGCCTCCTGGTCGTCGACGACGAGCCGGACTTGCGCACCCTCTACGAGCTCACCTTGTTGCGTGAGGGTTACGACGTGGAGACGGCCGCCTCGGTGGAGGACGCCTGGGCACGCTTGCGCGATCGCACCTACAGCGCGGTCATCTCCGACATGCGGCTGCCCGACGGCAGCGGGCTGGATCTGCTGCGCCGGCTGGAGGAGGCCGGGCGGCGCGAGAAGACCATCGTCATCACGGCCTTCGGTTCGCCCGAAAACGCGGTCGAGGCCCTCAAGGCGGGCGCCTACGACTACCTGACCAAGCCGGTGGACCTCAAGCAATTCCGCTCCGTCATCGCGTCGGCATTGGGCCGTCCGAATGCGGGGGGCGGCGCGTCGGCAGCGCCGGGTTCTGCCGCACCCGGCTCCGCGGTGCGTGGGGCGGGCCGATCGGCGGCGCCGGTGGTCGTTCTCACCGGCAGCAGCGGCGCACTCGATCGCATGGCAGGGCAGTCGGCCGCGATGCGGCAGGTCCGCGGCCTGATCGAAAAGGTGGCGCGCAGCATGGCCCCGGTGCTGGTGAGCGGCGAGTCGGGCACCGGCAAGGAGTTGGTCGCCCGCGCCATCCACGAGGGCAGTGCGCGGCGGGCGCAGCCGTTCATCGCGGTCAACTGCGGGGCCATCCCGGAGCAGTTGCTGGAGGCGGAGTTCTTCGGCTATCGCAAGGGAGCCTTCACCGGTGCCGCAGAAGACCGCGAAGGATTCTTCCAGGCCGCGCGCGGCGGCACGCTGTTCCTCGATGAGATCGGTGACTTGCCGCTGGCCATGCAGTCCAAGCTGCTGCGCGTGATCCAGGAGCGCGCGGTGCGCCCCGTGGGCGCGGTGAGCGAGGCGCCGGTGGACGTGCGCATCATCAGCGCGACGCACAAGGACCTCGGCGCGGAGGTCCAGGCCGGTCGCTTCCGGCAGGACCTCTACTACCGCCTCAACGTCATCCAGATCCGCGTGCCGTCGCTGCGCGAGCGGCTGGAGGACCTGCCGGCCATTTGCGAGCGGGTGCTCGAACGCATCGCGCAGGACGCGGGCGTCTGGCCCCCGCCGCGCCTCGCCCCCGAAGCGCTGGCCCGTCTCGCGCGCTACGCCTTCCCCGGCAACGTGCGCGAACTGGAGAACCTGCTGCATCGCGCGGTGGCCCTGACCGACAGCGAGTGGATCGACGAGAGCGACTTGGGCCTGCCCGATGCGGTGTTTGCCGACTCGCTCGCGCAGGAGCTCGAGACGCCGGTCACGCCGGCCCCGGCCACGCCCCCGGCTCCCGGTGAGCCGCCGCTGCCCAGCGATCTCGCGGCCTACCTCGATGCCGTCGAACGCGACATCCTGATCCGCGCGCTGGAGAAGCACCGCTTCAACCGCACCGCCGCGGGCGCGAGCTTGGGCCTGTCGTTGAGACAGATGCGCTATCGCATGGCGCGCCTGGGCGTGATGGTCGCCGAGCACGGCGTCACCGTGGACCCCGACGAGCCGTGA